One region of Cinclus cinclus chromosome 25, bCinCin1.1, whole genome shotgun sequence genomic DNA includes:
- the ANKK1 gene encoding ankyrin repeat and protein kinase domain-containing protein 1 yields the protein MSEEQGRRLGSLTVFSREDFEDDWVRVASGGFGHVYQVKHRRWRTVYAVKCSPYLLQDSSTDRTSMNCLMEEASKMEKIKFQHIVTIYGVCNSPLGIVMEYMARGSLERILPTHRMSWQLKFRVIHEMGLAMNFLHSMNPPLLHLDLKPGNVLLDGNMHVKISDFGLSKWMEQSSRMQYIESSALRGTLSYIPPEMFLQNSKPPGIKYDVYSFGIVIWEVLMQKKPYTGANMMAIIVKVAAGKRPGLELVRDDWPGECHQMLDLMKRCWDQDPKQRPSFADIPVETDVLLALIQSLVQDPENERLVRKMSHKPPISRSQQSDKEEFAFPRDNRSGGKDKQEVPVPAPRRDPGSREELSREQENGLTLLHLMVLQGNVGKVRFLLGCRAGVNSAAGCGCTPLLVAVQRRLPEICALLIEHGAHVNAADEDGWTPLHFAAQHGDDRTVRLLLDHQARVNAQERDGWTPLHLAAQNNFENVARVLLSRQADSNTQEVDGKTALHVAACFGHVGLVKLLASQGADLERKQKNLRTPLHVAVERGKFRVVQYLLKNGISVNSLDQNHYSALHLAVARGKYLICEKLIKYGANVELRTDKGWTPLHLASFKGHLEIIRLLKGSHARLDAKGSMDWTPLHLATRYGDEPVVSELLRCGADPNTAERSHWAPLHFAVLRGSFLSVINLLERQADVNARNKVGRTPLHLAVLKGNMAIIKTLLKAGALLDVEDITGCTALQLAVRHQRDNIITLLQDWESSGSKPGSRTLRDANIPTARLTPGRTDL from the exons ATGAGTGAGGAGCAGGGCCGGCGGCTGGGCAGCCTGACCGTGTTCAGCAGGGAGGATTTCGAGGATGACTGGGTGCGAGTGGCCAGCGGGGGCTTTGGCCACGTGTACCAGGTGAAGCACAGGAGGTGGAGGACGGTCTATGCAGTGAAGTGCTCCCCGTACCTGCTGCAGGACTCCAGCACGGACAG GACCAGCATGAACTGTCTAATGGAAGAGGCAAGCAAGATGGAGAAAATCAAATTCCAGCACATTGTCACCATCTACGGGGTGTGCAACAGCCCTCTGGGGATAGTGATGGAATACATGGCCAGGGGGTCCTTGGAGAGAATCCTTCCCACTCACAGGATGTCCTGGCAGCTGAAATTCCGGGTGATCCATGAGATGGGCTTGGCCATGAATTTCCTGCACAGCATGAACCCTCCTCTGCTGCACTTGGATCTGAAGCCAGGGAATGTTCTCCTGGATGGCAACATGCACGTCAAG ATCTCTGACTTTGGGCTGTCCAAGTGGATGGAGCAGTCCAGCAGGATGCAGTACATCGAGAGCTCAGCTCTGAGGGGCACCCTGAGCTACATCCCCCCCGAAATGTTCCTGCAGAACAGCAAACCCCCGGGGATCAAGTACGATGTGTACAG CTTCGGGATCGTCATCTGGGAGGTGCTCATGCAGAAGAAACCCTACACAG GGGCCAACATGATGGCCATCATCGTGAAGGTGGCAGCGGGGAAGAGGCCGGGGCTGGAGCTCGTCAGGGACGACTGGCCCGGGGAGTGCCACCAGATGCTCGACCTGATGAAGAGGTGCTGGGACCAGGACCCCAAGCAAAGGCCAAGCTTTGCAG atATCCCTGTGGAGACAGacgtgctgctggctctgatCCAGAGCCTGGTGCAGGATCCGGAGAACGAGCGCCTGGTCAGGAAGATGTCCCACAAACCACCCATCTCCAGGAGCCAGCAG AGCGACAAAGAGGAGTTCGCCTTCCCCCGAGACAACAGGAGTGGGG GAAAGGACAAGCAGGAAGTTCCTGTCCCAGCTCCACGCAGGGATCCCGGGAGCCGTGAagagctgagcagggagcaggagaacGGCCTGACCTTGCTGCACCTGATGGTGCTGCAGGGCAACGTGGGCAAGGTGCGCTTcttgctgggctgcagggcCGGCGTCAACAGCGCGGCAGGCTGCGGCTGCACCCCGCTGCTGGTGGCCGTGCAGCGGCGGCTCCCCGAGATCTGCGCCCTCCTCATCGAGCACGGCGCCCACGTCAACGCCGCCGACGAGGACGGCTGGACCCCGCTGCACTTCGCCGCCCAGCACGGCGACGACCGCACCGTGCGGCTGCTGCTGGACCACCAGGCGCGAGTGAACGCCCAGGAGCGCGACGGGTGGACCCCGCTGCACCTGGCGGCTCAGAACAACTTTGAGAACGTGGCGCGGGTGCTGCTGTCCCGCCAGGCCGATTCCAACACGCAGGAGGTGGATGGGAAGACCGCCCTGCACGTGGCCGCGTGTTTCGGGCACGTGGGCCTGGTCAAGCTGCTGGCCAGCCAGGGAGCCGACCtggagaggaagcagaagaacCTCAGGACGCCGCTGCACGTGGCCGTGGAGAGGGGCAAGTTCAGGGTGGTGCAGTACCTGCTGAAGAACGGCATCTCCGTCAACAGCCTGGACCAGAACCACTACAGCGCCCTGCACCTGGCCGTGGCCAGGGGCAAGTACCTGATCTGCGAGAAACTCATCAAGTACGGGGCCAACGTGGAGCTGAGGACGGACAAAGGCTGGACCCCCCTGCACCTGGCCTCCTTCAAGGGGCACCTCGAGATCATCCGGCTGCTGAAGGGCAGCCACGCCCGGCTGGACGCCAAGGGCAGCATGGACTGGACGCCCCTGCACCTGGCCACGCGCTACGGGGACGAGCCAGTGGTCAGCGAGCTGCTGCGCTGCGGGGCCGACCCCAACACGGCCGAGAGGTCCCACTGGGCCCCCCTGCACTTCGCCGTGCTCAGGGGCTCCTTCCTCAGCGTCATCAACCTCCTGGAGCGCCAGGCCGACGTCAACGCCAGGAACAAGGTGGGCCGGACGCCGCTGCACCTGGCCGTGCTCAAGGGCAACATGGCCATCATCAAGACCCTGCTGAAGGCAGGGGCTCTGCTGGATGTGGAGGACATCACAGGCTGCACGGCCCTGCAGCTGGCGGTCAGACACCAGCGGGACAACATCATCACCCTGCTCCAGGACTGGGAGTCCTCGGGGAGCAAACCCGGGAGCAGGACTCTGAGAGACGCCAACATTCCCACAGCCAGGCTTACCCCGGGAAGGACAGATTTGTAA
- the TTC12 gene encoding tetratricopeptide repeat protein 12: MLRDEDTEADFQRFLRRVDDVTNLLQGLSSLDSAVREKAIAETEKRLQEQGASREEEEESRTTVNRTLINTSVRAFPSKIKAGPNGFLAALEKDAKERAQRRRRNEQLANALKEQGNEAFRAGDFALAIQRYSQGLEKLRDKQELYTNRAQAYLKLHEYEKAISDCEWALKCNKNCLKAYFLMGKAHLALQHFTECRQCYEKMLQIDPQKENLFKDCVNEANLEEKRVRDEERAEREVQAGNVAASSIQELLQRISSPGQDILYYTGGIRLLAEVVSSCSGQTFFRTNNGFSILRNETVRGAFCAESKSPAEVELCVSLLLLWQAACAGNEENQRVLLAQPEVSAQLAELLSSGTAQIQRETLALISLYSEHEAGRRLLARQDLSRWLQILMAFVKSTDARADSAMNILSDLTGEERFQTQCRAMLSTGVLPLFTQLLVCARQVNQAALARGVAVLGSLCADVGLRAQLAQSRECWQACLQLLDGCPDGSSPGYQQCVFAVLGLMMNLLLESNGTIQDFAVPISGRSLALLNHQDGRIVTRAIGVLSRVLPASPSAVEEVVKGGVVKKMLKFLKAGGQLTSSYAIKTLSICTKSSRRAQQELLKWDKRFQVLLKLLEAGDELLVGNAAFCLSQCLLLPGAASSLLGSSVVQLLLRQAGGDAQRTSVQQNSAIALGRLCVAEPRHIHQLRKLNGLAILNSSMKYVNSS, encoded by the exons ATGCTGCGCGACGAGGACACCGAGGCGGATTTCCAGCGCTTCCTGCGCCGCGTGGACGATGTCA CCAATTTGCTGCAAGGCCTGAGTTCCCTGGACTCGGCTGTCAGGGAAAAAGCCATTGCTGAGACAGAGAAAAGACTCCAGGAGCAAGGAgccagcagggaggaggaggaggagagcaggaccACAGTGAACAGAACACTCATCAACACTTCTGTAAGGGCTTTTCCCTCTAAAATTAAAGCTGGACCCA ATGGcttcctggcagctctggaAAAGGATGCCAAGGAACGAGCCCAGCGGAGGAGGAGGAACGAGCAGCTGGCAAACG CCCTGAAGGAGCAGGGGAATGAAGCCTTCAGGGCAGGAGACTTTGCCCTGGCCATCCAGAGGTACTCACAGGggctggagaagctgagggacaAGCAGGAGCTGTACACCAACAGGGCTCAG GCCTACCTGAAGCTCCATGAGTATGAGAAAGCCATCAGTGACTGTGAGTGGGCATTAAAG TGCAATAAAAACTGCCTTAAAGCCTATTTCCTCATGGGGAAAGCTCacctggcactgcagcactTCACTGAG TGCAGGCAGTGCTATGAGAAGATGCTGCAGATTGATCCCCAAAAGGAAAACCTGTTTAAAG ACTGTGTGAACGAGGCCAACCTGGAGGAGAAGAGGGTGAGAGatgaggagagagcagagagggaagtcCAAGCTGGGAATGTTGCTGCTTCATCCATCCAGGAATTGCTGCAGAGGAtcagcagccctggccaggacATCCTCTACTACACAGGAGGCATCAGGCTCCTGGCAGAGGTTGTGAGCAGCT GCTCTGGGCAAACATTCTTTAGGACAAACAATGGCTTCAGTATCCTCAGGAACGAGACTGTCAGAGG ggCCTTCTGTGCAGAGAGCAAAAGCCCTGCTGAGGTGGAGCTGTGTGtttcccttctcctgctgtggcaagctgcctgtgctgggaatg agGAAAACCAGCGTGTGCTGTTGGCCCAGCCTGAAGTGAGTgcccagctggcagagctgctctcctctggcacagcccagATCCAGAGGGAGACCTTGGCACTGATTTCTCTCTACTCAGAGCACGAGGCTGGCCggaggctgctggccaggcAGGACCTGAGCAG ATGGCTGCAGATTTTGATGGCATTTGTCAAGAGCACTGATGCAAGGGCTGATAGTGCCATGAACATCCTGTCTGACTTAACTGGGGAGGAAAG GTTCCAAACCCAGTGTCGGGCAATGCTTTCCACAGGTGTTTTACCTTTATTCACCCAGTTGCTG GTGTGTGCCAGGCAGGTGAACCAGGCAGCCCTGGCCCGTGGcgtggctgtgctgggcagtcTGTGTGCAGATGtggggctgagggcacagctggctcagagcagggagTGCTGGCAggcctgcctgcagctgctg GATGGGTGCCCTGATGGCAGCAGCCCTGGGTACCAGCagtgtgtgtttgcagtgctggggctgATGATGAACCTGCTGCTTGAATCCAATGGCACCATCCAG GACTTTGCTGTGCCCATCAGTggcaggagcctggctctgctcaaCCACCAGGATGGAAGGATTGTCACA AGAGCCATTGGAGTGCTGAGCCGTGTCCTGCCAGCATCTCCCTCAGCAGTGGAGGAAGTGGTGAAAGGAGGAGTGGTGAAGAAAATGCTCAAATTCTTGAAA GCTGGGGGACAGCTCACGTCCAGCTATGCCATAAAAACCCTTTCCATCTGCaccaagagcagcaggagggctCAGCAAGAGCTGCTCAAGTGGGATAAAA GGTTCCAAgtgctgctgaagctgctggaggcaggggaTGAGCTGCTGGTGGGGAATGCAGCTTTCTGCCTCAGccagtgcctgctcctgcccGGGGCAGCCTCGTCCCTGCTGGGCTCCAGtgtggtgcagctgctgctcaggcaggCTGGGGGAGATGCTCAGAGAACCTCAGTGCAGCAGAACTCAGCCATTGCCCTGGGCAGGCTCTGTGTGGCTGAGCCAAG GCACATTCATCAGCTGAGGAAGCTCAATGGCTTGGCCATCCTGAACTCCTCCATGAAATATGTGAACAGCAGCTGA